The Neovison vison isolate M4711 chromosome 5, ASM_NN_V1, whole genome shotgun sequence genome includes a region encoding these proteins:
- the LOC122906725 gene encoding cytochrome b5 domain-containing protein 1, producing MKRPEMRVAGSARAMPRRGLVEGPDFEFFQRRYFTPAEVAQHNVPEDLWVSYLGSVYDLTPLARKYKGDLLLKPIIEVAGQDISHWFDAKTGDIRKHVDPLTGTLRYRTPRGRFLHVPPQLPRSDWANDFGKPWWQGVHYEVGRLSAKTRNIRIINTLTSQEHTLEVGAEESMWEILHRYLPYNAHAASYTWKYEGKKLNMDFTLEENGIRDEGEEFDSLNMDGALYTPAILLYFNDDLTEL from the exons ATGAAGCGACCAGAGATGCGGGTGGCCGGTAGTGCAAGAGCCATGCCGCGCCGAGGCCTCGTGGAGGGGCCGGACTTTGAGTTTTTCCAGCGTCGCTATTTCACGCCAGCCGAGGTGGCCCAGCACAACGTGCCGGAAGACCTGTGGGTGTCCTACCTGGGATCCGTGTACGACCTGACGCCGCTGGCTCGCAAGTACAAGG GAGACCTGCTGCTAAAACCCATCATAGAAGTTGCGGGCCAGGACATAAGCCACTGGTTCGACGCGAAGACCGGAGAC ATCCGCAAGCACGTCGACCCGCTGACCGGCACCCTGAGATACCGCACCCCCCGGGGCCGCTTCCTGCACGTCCCGCCGCAGCTGCCGCGTTCAGACTGGGCCAATGATTTCGGGAAGCCCTGGTGGCAGGGGGTGCATTATGAGGTGGGGCGGCTGTCTGCCAAGACCCGCAACATCCGCATCATTAACACGCTCACGTCCCAGGAGCACACGCTGGAG GTGGGGGCCGAGGAGTCCATGTGGGAGATCCTGCACCGCTATCTCCCCTATAACGCACATGCGGCCAGCTATACATGGAAGTACGAGGGCAAGAAACTGAACATGGATTTTACCCTGGAAGAGAACGGAATCCGGGATGAGGGTGAAGAATTTGACTCTCTCAACATGGACGGTGCCCTCTACACTCCTGCCATTCTGCTCTACTTCAATGATGACCTCACAGAGCTGTAG
- the NAA38 gene encoding N-alpha-acetyltransferase 38, NatC auxiliary subunit isoform X2 has translation MAGAGPTMLLREENGCCSRRQSSSSAGDSDGEREDSPAARARQQLEALLNKTMRIRMTDGRTLVGCFLCTDRDCNVILGSAQEFLKPSDSFSAGEPRVLGLAMVPGHHIVSIEVQRESLAGPPYL, from the exons ATGGCCGGGGCTGGACCAACCATGCTGCTACGAGAGGAGAATGGCTGTTGCAGCCGGCGTCAAAGCAGCTCCAGCGCCGGG GACTCGGACGGGGAGCGCGAGGACTCGCCGGCCGCGCGGGCCCGGCAGCAGCTGGAGGCGCTGCTCAACAAGACGATGCGCATTCGCATGACAGATGGACGGACCCTGGTCGGCTGCTTCCTCTGCACCGACCGCGACTGCAATGTCATCCTGGGCTCGGCGCAGGAGTTCCTCAAGCCGTCGG ACTCCTTCTCTGCGGGGGAGCCTCGTGTACTGGGCCTCGCCATGGTACCCGGCCACCACATCGTTTCTATTGAAGTGCAGCGGGAGAGCCTGGCGGGGCCTCCCTATCTCTGA
- the NAA38 gene encoding N-alpha-acetyltransferase 38, NatC auxiliary subunit isoform X1 yields the protein MAVAAGVKAAPAPGLARARVLGSRGNLGARWGAGGGTTAPGSLWAGWEHPEGCRELWFRGGAGGGRCRLSSRVSRPTQDSDGEREDSPAARARQQLEALLNKTMRIRMTDGRTLVGCFLCTDRDCNVILGSAQEFLKPSDSFSAGEPRVLGLAMVPGHHIVSIEVQRESLAGPPYL from the exons ATGGCTGTTGCAGCCGGCGTCAAAGCAGCTCCAGCGCCGGGGTTAGCGCGGGCTCGGGTTCTGGGATCCAGGGGCAACCTGGGAGCAAGATGGGGGGCCGGAGGGGGAACCACAGCTCCCGGCAGCCTCTGGGCTGGGTGGGAGCACCCCGAGGGCTGTCGGGAGCTGTGGTtccgcggcggggcggggggggggcggtgccgTCTCAGCTCGCGCGTATCCCGCCCCACGCAGGACTCGGACGGGGAGCGCGAGGACTCGCCGGCCGCGCGGGCCCGGCAGCAGCTGGAGGCGCTGCTCAACAAGACGATGCGCATTCGCATGACAGATGGACGGACCCTGGTCGGCTGCTTCCTCTGCACCGACCGCGACTGCAATGTCATCCTGGGCTCGGCGCAGGAGTTCCTCAAGCCGTCGG ACTCCTTCTCTGCGGGGGAGCCTCGTGTACTGGGCCTCGCCATGGTACCCGGCCACCACATCGTTTCTATTGAAGTGCAGCGGGAGAGCCTGGCGGGGCCTCCCTATCTCTGA